A single genomic interval of Stenotrophomonas sp. ZAC14D1_NAIMI4_1 harbors:
- the fliE gene encoding flagellar hook-basal body complex protein FliE, which produces MSHSVTSILSQIRSYQTQMGQPAALNPLAEAPRSNALPGTVLDAPQVQPASFTETLRGAIAGVNDAQQKSGALAKAFELGEPGADLAKVMVASQQSQIAFRATVEVRNRLVQAYQDVMNMPL; this is translated from the coding sequence ATGTCCCACTCCGTCACTTCGATCCTCTCCCAGATCCGCTCCTATCAGACCCAGATGGGACAGCCGGCGGCGCTCAATCCGCTGGCCGAAGCGCCGCGTAGCAATGCCCTGCCGGGCACGGTGCTGGATGCACCGCAGGTCCAGCCCGCCAGCTTCACCGAGACCCTGCGCGGCGCCATCGCCGGCGTCAACGACGCCCAGCAGAAGTCCGGCGCCCTGGCCAAGGCCTTCGAACTGGGCGAACCCGGCGCCGACCTGGCCAAGGTGATGGTCGCCTCGCAGCAGTCCCAGATCGCCTTCCGCGCCACCGTGGAAGTCCGCAACCGTCTCGTCCAGGCTTACCAGGACGTGATGAACATGCCGCTGTAA